In Pseudomonas putida, a genomic segment contains:
- a CDS encoding nucleobase:cation symporter-2 family protein produces the protein MSSHEHSPGAAAPANELVLGLEDKPRLLIGLLAALQHLLAIIVPIVTPGLLICQALGVSARDTNLIVSMSLVISGIATFIQCKRFGPFGAGLLIVQGTSFNFVGPLIAGGALMVKQGTPVESVMAAIFGVVIAGSFVEMGVSRILPFVKRLITPLVTGIVVLMIGLTLIKVGLISMGGGFGAMANGTFANGENLLLSGVVLAIIVILNRIPVVWMRSCAIVIALAAGYALAGYLGRLDFTGMHEAALFQVPTPLHFGLGFSWALFIPMLVIYLVTSLEAIGDVTATSKVSRQPVEGPVWMQRIKGGVLVNGANSLLAGLFNTFPSSIFAQNNGVIQLTGIASRHIGVWIAVMLVVLGLFPSVAGVIQAVPEPVLGGAAMVMFGAVAASGINILASTRLDRRALLIIAVSLALGLGVAQVPEFLAHMPAAIRNVLESGVATGGICALVLNWFLPESKEQA, from the coding sequence ATGAGCTCACACGAACACAGCCCAGGCGCGGCGGCGCCTGCCAATGAACTGGTGCTTGGCCTCGAGGACAAGCCGCGGCTGCTGATCGGCCTGCTGGCGGCGTTGCAACACCTGCTGGCGATCATCGTGCCGATCGTTACGCCGGGCCTGCTCATTTGCCAGGCACTTGGTGTGTCCGCACGCGATACCAACCTGATCGTCTCCATGTCGCTGGTGATCTCCGGCATCGCCACCTTCATTCAGTGCAAACGCTTCGGGCCATTCGGCGCCGGCTTGCTGATCGTGCAGGGCACCAGCTTCAACTTCGTCGGCCCGCTGATTGCCGGTGGCGCCTTGATGGTCAAGCAAGGCACGCCGGTGGAAAGCGTGATGGCGGCGATCTTCGGTGTGGTGATTGCCGGCTCGTTCGTCGAAATGGGCGTGTCGCGCATCCTGCCGTTCGTCAAACGCCTGATCACCCCGTTGGTGACCGGCATCGTGGTGCTAATGATCGGCCTGACGCTGATCAAGGTCGGCCTGATCAGCATGGGCGGCGGCTTTGGCGCCATGGCCAATGGCACCTTCGCCAATGGCGAAAACCTGCTGCTGTCGGGCGTGGTGCTGGCGATCATCGTCATTCTCAACCGGATTCCAGTGGTGTGGATGCGCAGCTGCGCCATCGTCATCGCCCTGGCCGCAGGCTACGCGCTGGCTGGCTACCTGGGCCGCCTGGACTTCACCGGCATGCACGAAGCGGCGCTGTTCCAGGTACCGACGCCGCTGCACTTCGGCCTTGGTTTCTCCTGGGCACTGTTCATTCCAATGCTGGTGATCTACCTGGTGACCTCGCTGGAAGCCATTGGTGACGTGACCGCCACCAGCAAGGTGTCGCGCCAGCCGGTCGAAGGGCCGGTGTGGATGCAACGCATCAAGGGCGGTGTGCTGGTCAACGGCGCCAACTCGCTGCTGGCAGGCCTGTTCAACACCTTCCCCAGCTCGATCTTCGCCCAGAACAACGGGGTGATTCAGCTGACCGGCATCGCCAGCCGCCATATCGGTGTGTGGATCGCCGTGATGCTGGTGGTGCTGGGCCTGTTCCCGAGCGTTGCCGGGGTGATCCAAGCGGTGCCGGAGCCGGTGCTGGGTGGTGCGGCGATGGTGATGTTCGGTGCGGTGGCCGCTTCGGGGATCAATATCCTGGCCAGCACTCGCCTGGACCGCCGCGCCCTGCTGATCATCGCTGTGTCGCTCGCCCTGGGCCTGGGTGTGGCTCAGGTGCCTGAGTTTCTGGCGCACATGCCGGCGGCGATTCGCAATGTGCTGGAGTCGGGTGTGGCTACAGGCGGTATCTGTGCGCTGGTGCTGAACTGGTTCCTGCCGGAGAGCAAGGAACAGGCTTGA
- the tusD gene encoding sulfurtransferase complex subunit TusD — protein MKFAIAVFSPAHAPSSRRALRFAEAVLAGGHEIARLFFYQDGVHSASANVVAPQDEQDIASQWRAFVEINKLDAVVCIAAALRRGVLDETEANRYQRPAVNLPKPWELSGLGQLHEAAQTADRLVCFGGD, from the coding sequence ATGAAATTCGCTATCGCGGTTTTTTCACCAGCCCATGCGCCCTCCTCGCGCCGCGCCCTGCGTTTTGCCGAGGCGGTGCTGGCTGGCGGGCACGAGATTGCCCGGCTGTTCTTTTATCAGGACGGGGTGCATAGCGCCTCGGCCAACGTGGTCGCGCCCCAGGATGAGCAGGACATCGCCAGCCAATGGCGCGCCTTCGTCGAGATCAACAAGCTCGACGCCGTGGTGTGCATCGCCGCCGCCCTGCGCCGTGGCGTGCTCGATGAAACCGAAGCCAATCGCTACCAACGCCCCGCGGTGAACCTGCCCAAGCCTTGGGAACTGTCGGGCCTCGGCCAACTGCACGAAGCCGCGCAAACCGCCGACCGCCTGGTCTGCTTCGGAGGCGACTGA
- a CDS encoding glutathione S-transferase family protein — MGLLIDGRWHDQWYETGKDGTFKRENAQRRNQLPAAEAGRYHLYVSLACPWAHRTLILRALKGLEPLIDVSVVSWLMQDHGWTFDTEQGSSGDHLDALQYLHQRYTQDDPHYTGRVTVPVLWDKKEKRIVNNESSEIIRIFNSAFDELTGNRLDLYPEPLRPTIEALNERIYPAVNNGVYRAGFATTQEAYEAAFDDVFNELDYLEDLLGRNRYLAGEFLTEADVRLFTTLVRFDAVYHGHFKCNLRRLSDYPNLSNWLRELYQWPGVAQTVNMEHIQKHYYMSHKTINPNGIVPKGPLQDFTLPHDRERLVGKGIWQG; from the coding sequence ATGGGCCTTTTGATCGACGGCCGCTGGCATGACCAGTGGTATGAAACTGGCAAGGACGGCACGTTCAAGCGTGAAAATGCCCAGCGCCGTAACCAACTCCCCGCTGCCGAGGCCGGCCGTTACCACCTGTATGTCTCGCTGGCCTGCCCATGGGCCCACCGCACGCTGATCCTGCGCGCCCTGAAAGGCCTGGAGCCACTGATCGATGTATCCGTGGTCAGCTGGCTGATGCAGGATCATGGCTGGACCTTCGATACCGAGCAAGGCTCCAGCGGCGACCACCTCGACGCCCTCCAGTACCTGCATCAGCGCTATACCCAGGACGACCCGCACTACACGGGGCGCGTGACCGTGCCGGTGTTGTGGGACAAGAAAGAGAAGCGCATCGTCAACAACGAGTCGTCGGAGATCATCCGCATCTTCAACAGCGCTTTCGATGAATTGACCGGCAACCGCCTGGACCTTTACCCCGAGCCGCTGCGTCCGACCATCGAGGCGCTCAACGAGCGTATCTATCCGGCGGTAAACAACGGCGTGTACCGCGCAGGCTTCGCCACCACCCAGGAGGCGTACGAGGCAGCGTTCGATGACGTGTTCAACGAGCTGGATTACCTGGAGGACCTGCTGGGCCGCAATCGCTACCTGGCTGGCGAGTTCCTGACCGAGGCCGACGTGCGCCTGTTTACTACGCTGGTGCGCTTCGACGCGGTGTATCACGGGCACTTCAAGTGCAACCTGCGGCGCCTGAGCGACTATCCGAACCTGTCCAACTGGCTGCGTGAGCTTTACCAGTGGCCGGGCGTGGCGCAGACGGTGAACATGGAGCACATCCAGAAGCACTATTACATGAGCCACAAGACCATCAACCCGAACGGGATCGTGCCCAAGGGGCCCTTGCAGGACTTCACATTGCCCCATGACCGGGAGCGGTTGGTGGGCAAGGGGATCTGGCAAGGTTGA
- the lolA gene encoding outer membrane lipoprotein chaperone LolA, with protein MRAIRMLLVSALAMGSVSATLSAHAGEQDVQRLTQLLEKSQTIQANFSQLTLDAGGTSLQETSGKMTVKRPGLFYWHTNAPQEQVVVSDGKNVTLWDPDLEQATIKKLDVRLSQTPALLLSGDVSKISQSFDITSKEQGDVMDFTLKPKTKDTLFDSLRVSFRKGLINDMQLVDSVGQRTNILFNGVEANAAVSDSTFKFDVPKGADIIQE; from the coding sequence ATGCGCGCGATTCGCATGCTGTTGGTTTCTGCCCTGGCCATGGGCTCCGTGTCGGCCACGCTCTCGGCGCACGCCGGTGAGCAGGATGTGCAGCGCCTGACCCAGCTGCTGGAAAAGTCGCAGACCATCCAGGCCAACTTCTCCCAGTTGACCTTGGACGCCGGCGGCACCAGCCTGCAGGAAACGTCCGGCAAGATGACCGTCAAGCGCCCGGGCCTGTTCTACTGGCACACCAATGCGCCGCAGGAACAGGTGGTGGTGTCCGATGGCAAGAACGTCACCCTGTGGGACCCGGACCTCGAGCAGGCGACCATCAAGAAGCTCGACGTGCGCTTGAGCCAGACTCCGGCGCTGCTGCTGTCCGGTGATGTGTCGAAGATCAGCCAGAGCTTCGACATCACCTCCAAGGAGCAGGGCGATGTCATGGATTTCACCCTCAAGCCGAAAACCAAGGACACCCTGTTCGACTCGCTGCGCGTGTCGTTCCGCAAGGGCCTGATCAATGACATGCAACTGGTCGACAGCGTCGGTCAGCGCACCAATATCCTGTTCAATGGCGTCGAGGCCAACGCCGCGGTATCCGACAGCACGTTCAAGTTCGATGTCCCCAAAGGCGCGGACATCATCCAGGAGTAA
- the serS gene encoding serine--tRNA ligase, with protein MLDSKLLRGQLQEVADRLASRGFSLDVARIESLEERRKSVQTRTEQLQAERNARSKSIGQAKAKGEDIAPLMADVERMANELAAGKTELDGIQAELDGIVLTIPNLPDASVPVGASEDDNVEVRRWGTPTQFDFEIKDHVALGEISGGLDFEAAAKLSGARFAVLRGPIARLHRALAQFMINLHTAEHGYEEAYTPYLVQAPALQGTGQLPKFEEDLFKISREGEADFYLIPTAEVSLTNLVAGEILDAKQLPIKYVAHTPCFRSEAGASGRDTRGMIRQHQFDKVEMVQVVEPSKSMEALEGLTANAERVLQALELPYRVLALCTGDMGFSAVKTYDLEVWVPSQDKYREISSCSNCGDFQARRMQARWRNPETGKPELVHTLNGSGLAVGRTLVAVLENYQQADGSIRVPEVLKPYMGGVEVIR; from the coding sequence ATGCTCGATTCCAAACTGTTACGCGGCCAACTTCAGGAAGTGGCGGATCGCCTGGCCTCCCGTGGCTTCAGCCTGGATGTCGCGCGCATCGAATCACTGGAAGAGCGCCGCAAGTCGGTGCAGACCCGTACCGAGCAACTGCAGGCCGAGCGTAACGCCCGTTCCAAGTCCATCGGGCAGGCCAAGGCCAAGGGCGAGGATATCGCGCCGCTGATGGCTGACGTCGAGCGCATGGCCAACGAGCTGGCCGCCGGCAAGACCGAGCTGGACGGCATCCAGGCCGAACTCGACGGCATCGTGCTGACCATCCCCAACCTGCCGGACGCCAGCGTGCCGGTAGGCGCGAGCGAAGACGACAACGTCGAAGTGCGCCGCTGGGGCACTCCGACCCAGTTCGATTTCGAGATCAAGGACCACGTCGCCCTGGGTGAAATCAGCGGTGGCCTGGACTTCGAGGCCGCGGCCAAGTTGTCCGGCGCCCGCTTCGCCGTGCTGCGCGGCCCGATTGCCCGCCTGCACCGCGCCCTGGCGCAGTTCATGATCAACCTGCACACCGCCGAACACGGCTATGAAGAGGCCTATACCCCTTACCTGGTGCAGGCTCCGGCGCTGCAAGGCACCGGCCAGTTGCCCAAGTTCGAGGAAGACCTGTTCAAGATCAGCCGCGAAGGCGAGGCCGACTTCTATCTGATCCCGACCGCCGAAGTGTCGCTGACCAACCTGGTGGCGGGCGAGATCCTCGACGCCAAGCAACTGCCGATCAAGTACGTCGCTCACACGCCATGTTTCCGCAGCGAGGCGGGTGCCTCGGGCCGTGATACCCGCGGCATGATCCGCCAGCACCAGTTCGACAAAGTCGAGATGGTCCAGGTGGTCGAGCCGTCGAAGTCGATGGAAGCCCTGGAGGGCCTGACCGCCAACGCCGAGCGCGTGCTCCAGGCCCTGGAGCTGCCATACCGCGTGCTGGCCCTGTGCACCGGCGACATGGGCTTCAGCGCCGTGAAAACCTACGATCTGGAAGTGTGGGTACCGAGCCAGGACAAGTACCGCGAGATCAGCTCGTGCTCCAACTGTGGCGACTTCCAGGCCCGCCGCATGCAGGCCCGCTGGCGCAACCCGGAAACCGGCAAACCCGAGCTGGTGCACACCCTGAACGGTTCCGGCCTGGCCGTTGGCCGTACCTTGGTGGCGGTGCTGGAGAACTATCAGCAGGCCGATGGCTCGATCCGCGTCCCAGAAGTGCTCAAGCCTTACATGGGCGGCGTCGAGGTCATCCGCTAA
- a CDS encoding TusE/DsrC/DsvC family sulfur relay protein: MSTLTVGDNAIALDKDGFLVDLQDWSPAVAEALAAREAIALTPDHWEILELLRQFYAEFELSPATRPLIKYTALKLGVEKGNSPHLNRLFNGTPAKLAAKLAGLPKPTNCI, translated from the coding sequence ATGAGTACCCTGACTGTCGGCGACAACGCCATCGCCCTGGACAAGGACGGCTTCCTGGTCGACCTGCAAGACTGGTCACCCGCCGTGGCCGAGGCCCTGGCCGCCCGCGAAGCCATTGCGCTGACCCCGGACCACTGGGAAATCCTCGAACTGCTGCGCCAGTTCTACGCAGAATTCGAGCTGTCACCGGCCACTCGTCCGCTGATCAAGTACACCGCGCTCAAGCTGGGTGTGGAAAAGGGCAACAGCCCGCACCTGAACCGCCTGTTCAACGGCACCCCTGCCAAACTCGCCGCCAAGCTGGCGGGCCTGCCCAAGCCGACCAACTGCATATGA
- the cysG gene encoding siroheme synthase CysG codes for MDYLPLFHKLQGGRVLVVGGGEIALRKARLLADAGAALRVVAPDVDGQLAGLAREGGGEVLVRGYRASDLDGCRLVIAATDDSGLNAQVSADAQARSLPVNVVDAPALCTVIFPAIVDRSPLVIAVSSGGDAPVLARLIRAKLEAWIPSAYGELAGLAARFRHKVKRLYPDVNQRRGFWETVFQGPIAERQLAGQGAEAERLLQAMVDGAPVQQGGEVYLVGAGPGDPDLLTFRALRLMQQADVVLYDRLVAPAIIEMCRRDAERIYVGKRRADHAVPQEQINRLLVDLAQQGKRVLRLKGGDPFIFGRGGEEIEELAEQGIPFQVVPGITAASGCSAYGGIPLTHRDYAQSVRFVTGHLKDGTSNLPWDDLVAPAQTLVFYMGLVGLPTICAELIRHGRAASTPAALVQQGTTRNQRVFTGTLADLPDLVAQHEVHAPTLVIVGEVVQLRDKLAWFEGAQNS; via the coding sequence ATGGATTACCTGCCACTGTTTCACAAGCTGCAGGGCGGCCGCGTGCTGGTCGTCGGCGGCGGTGAGATCGCCTTGCGCAAGGCGCGCCTGCTGGCCGATGCCGGCGCCGCGCTGCGTGTGGTGGCGCCCGATGTGGACGGCCAACTGGCTGGGCTTGCCCGTGAAGGCGGCGGTGAAGTGCTGGTGCGTGGGTATCGGGCGAGCGACTTGGACGGTTGTCGCCTGGTCATCGCGGCCACCGACGACTCAGGGCTCAACGCCCAGGTCTCGGCGGATGCCCAGGCGCGTAGCCTGCCGGTCAACGTGGTGGATGCGCCGGCCCTGTGCACGGTGATCTTCCCGGCGATCGTCGACCGCTCGCCGTTGGTGATCGCGGTGTCCAGTGGCGGTGACGCACCGGTGCTGGCGCGTTTGATCCGCGCCAAGCTGGAGGCCTGGATTCCTTCGGCCTATGGCGAATTGGCCGGGCTGGCCGCGCGTTTCCGGCACAAGGTCAAGCGCTTGTACCCGGATGTCAACCAGCGTCGTGGCTTCTGGGAGACCGTGTTCCAGGGGCCGATCGCCGAGCGTCAGTTGGCCGGGCAAGGCGCCGAGGCCGAGCGCCTGTTGCAGGCCATGGTCGACGGCGCGCCGGTGCAGCAGGGCGGTGAGGTGTATCTGGTGGGCGCGGGGCCGGGCGATCCGGACCTGTTGACCTTCCGCGCCCTGCGCCTGATGCAGCAGGCCGACGTGGTGTTGTATGACCGCCTGGTGGCTCCAGCGATCATCGAGATGTGTCGCCGTGATGCCGAGCGTATCTACGTTGGCAAGCGTCGCGCTGACCATGCCGTGCCGCAGGAGCAGATCAACCGCCTGTTGGTCGATCTGGCCCAGCAAGGTAAGCGCGTGTTGCGCCTCAAAGGCGGCGACCCGTTCATTTTCGGCCGGGGTGGCGAGGAGATCGAGGAGCTGGCCGAGCAGGGAATTCCATTCCAGGTGGTGCCGGGGATTACCGCGGCCAGTGGTTGCTCCGCCTATGGCGGGATTCCGCTGACTCACCGCGACTATGCCCAGTCGGTGCGCTTCGTGACCGGCCATCTCAAGGACGGCACCAGCAACCTGCCCTGGGATGACCTGGTGGCGCCGGCCCAGACCCTGGTGTTCTACATGGGGTTGGTGGGCCTACCGACCATCTGTGCCGAGCTCATCCGCCACGGCCGTGCCGCGAGCACGCCGGCGGCGCTGGTTCAGCAAGGCACCACGCGCAACCAGCGGGTGTTCACCGGTACCCTGGCAGACCTGCCGGACCTAGTGGCCCAGCATGAAGTGCATGCGCCGACCCTGGTGATCGTTGGGGAAGTGGTGCAGTTGCGTGACAAGCTGGCCTGGTTCGAAGGGGCGCAGAACAGCTGA
- the crcB gene encoding fluoride efflux transporter CrcB: protein MIALILAVSAGGTAGTLLRFATSNWVVARWPQHYYTGTLAVNLVGCLLIGLLYGLFMHKPFVPVELRAGLIVGFLGGLTTFSSFSLDTVRLMESGQVPLALGYTAISVVGGLLATWAGLSLTRF, encoded by the coding sequence GTGATCGCACTCATCCTCGCCGTCAGTGCCGGCGGGACCGCCGGCACCCTGTTGCGTTTCGCCACCTCCAACTGGGTCGTGGCGCGCTGGCCGCAGCACTATTATACCGGTACGCTGGCAGTCAACCTGGTGGGCTGCCTGCTGATCGGCCTGCTGTATGGGCTGTTCATGCACAAACCGTTCGTACCGGTCGAGCTGCGCGCCGGCCTGATCGTCGGCTTTCTCGGCGGCCTGACCACGTTTTCGTCTTTTTCGCTCGATACCGTGCGCCTGATGGAAAGCGGGCAAGTGCCCCTGGCCTTGGGCTATACCGCTATCAGCGTGGTGGGCGGGCTCCTGGCCACCTGGGCCGGCCTGTCCCTGACCCGTTTCTGA
- the tusC gene encoding sulfurtransferase complex subunit TusC, giving the protein MAKSMLIISRQAPWNGLSAREALDIALAGGAFDLPLAMLFLDDGVLQLAPGQQPAAVQQKNLAANLQALPMFGVEELFACQHSLARRGLAADSLELPVEVLDDAALKALIARFDQVVTL; this is encoded by the coding sequence ATGGCCAAATCCATGTTGATCATCAGCCGCCAGGCCCCCTGGAACGGCCTATCCGCCCGTGAAGCGCTGGATATCGCCTTGGCCGGCGGCGCCTTCGACCTGCCGTTGGCCATGCTGTTTCTAGATGACGGCGTGCTCCAGCTTGCCCCCGGCCAGCAGCCAGCTGCCGTGCAACAGAAAAACCTCGCGGCCAACCTGCAGGCACTGCCGATGTTCGGTGTCGAGGAGCTGTTCGCCTGCCAGCACAGCCTGGCCCGCCGAGGCCTCGCTGCCGACAGCCTAGAGCTGCCGGTAGAAGTGCTGGACGATGCCGCGCTCAAGGCCCTGATTGCCCGTTTCGACCAAGTGGTGACGCTCTGA
- a CDS encoding glycosyl transferase family protein: MTEPLPLTLQTPAEHPFAEFVRILGKGKRGARGLTREEALAAMTLLLEGKVEDTQLGAFLMLLRHKEESAEELAGFTEALRKHLDAPSIAVDIDWPTYAGKRRHLPWYLLAAKCLADNGVRILLHGAGAHTAGRLYTEQVLGLLQIPLCRDWQQVREALDQHQLAFFPLQDWAPQLQRMIDLRNTLGLRSPIHSLARVLNPLGARCGLQSIFHPGYQAVHREASQLLGDHAIVIRGDGGEIEVNPDTISHLYGTTGGEAWDEEWPAMSERRHVKPSSLEPDQLLAVWRGETEDSYGDLAVVATMALALRGLGSTQEQAFEKAREYWGARKASNK; the protein is encoded by the coding sequence ATGACCGAACCGCTTCCGCTTACCCTGCAAACCCCGGCCGAGCACCCGTTCGCCGAATTCGTGCGCATCCTTGGCAAAGGCAAGCGCGGCGCCCGCGGCCTCACCCGTGAGGAAGCCCTGGCGGCGATGACTCTGCTGCTCGAAGGCAAGGTCGAAGACACCCAGTTGGGCGCCTTCCTCATGCTGCTGCGACACAAGGAGGAAAGCGCCGAGGAGCTCGCAGGCTTCACCGAGGCCTTGCGCAAGCACCTCGACGCGCCGAGCATTGCCGTGGACATCGACTGGCCGACCTACGCGGGCAAGCGCCGACACCTGCCGTGGTACCTGCTGGCGGCCAAATGCCTGGCCGACAACGGTGTGCGTATCCTACTGCACGGGGCCGGCGCGCACACCGCTGGGCGTCTGTACACCGAGCAGGTGCTCGGGCTGTTGCAAATCCCGCTGTGCCGCGACTGGCAGCAGGTGCGCGAGGCGCTCGACCAGCATCAACTGGCGTTTTTCCCGCTGCAGGACTGGGCACCGCAACTGCAGCGCATGATCGACCTGCGCAATACCCTCGGCCTGCGCTCACCGATCCACTCCCTGGCTCGGGTACTCAACCCGCTCGGCGCCCGCTGCGGCCTGCAGAGCATCTTCCATCCGGGTTACCAGGCCGTGCATCGCGAGGCGAGCCAGTTGCTTGGCGACCATGCCATCGTGATCAGGGGCGATGGCGGGGAAATCGAGGTCAACCCCGATACCATCAGCCACCTTTACGGCACCACGGGTGGCGAAGCCTGGGACGAGGAATGGCCAGCCATGAGCGAGCGTCGCCATGTGAAGCCATCGAGCCTCGAGCCTGACCAGTTGCTGGCGGTGTGGCGCGGCGAGACCGAGGACAGCTATGGCGACCTGGCGGTCGTCGCCACCATGGCCCTTGCCCTGCGCGGCTTAGGCAGCACGCAGGAGCAGGCGTTCGAGAAAGCGCGCGAATACTGGGGCGCGCGGAAAGCATCGAATAAGTAG
- the tusB gene encoding sulfurtransferase complex subunit TusB, whose amino-acid sequence MATLHVLSHSPFGDERLESCLRLLGADDGVLLCGDAVYALSSGSDPQRHLQAAGLAQRLFALDEDLQARAIDSELAKAVDYPAFVELSLHYDKVNSWL is encoded by the coding sequence ATGGCAACCCTGCACGTGTTATCCCACTCCCCGTTCGGCGATGAGCGCCTGGAAAGCTGCCTGCGCCTGCTCGGCGCCGACGATGGCGTGCTGCTGTGCGGCGATGCCGTTTACGCCCTGAGCAGCGGCAGCGACCCCCAGCGCCACTTGCAGGCCGCAGGCCTTGCCCAGCGCCTGTTCGCCCTCGACGAAGACCTGCAGGCCCGGGCCATCGACAGCGAACTGGCCAAGGCCGTGGACTACCCGGCGTTCGTCGAACTGTCGCTGCACTACGACAAGGTCAACAGCTGGCTATGA